In Haematobia irritans isolate KBUSLIRL chromosome 1, ASM5000362v1, whole genome shotgun sequence, a genomic segment contains:
- the GILT1 gene encoding gamma-interferon-inducible lysosomal thiol reductase 1, which translates to MSQKVLGLFIAFIALANALKVPITVYYESLCPDSAKLITEQIFPAVKGEFREHVDITWVPFGKSTFQTQGSDVMFTCHHGPNECYGNKVHACAIEHIQANSYQVEFTRESLTLDFINCMMKIGKNFPDNVYPGAKCARDNHISTWENIQQCANSTEGSQLLMKHGQATNAFMAPLKSVPTIVFKHQFDGKVNDRAQTDLVGVLCSYVSQPMPKICASRNSAVSMVAVSTPILGLLTYSLTKLFF; encoded by the exons gtACCCATCACCGTATACTACGAATCATTATGTCCCGATAGTGCTAAGCTTATCACCGAACAAATATTCCCGGCCGTTAAAGGGGAATTTAGAGAACATGTTGACATCACCTGGGTACCATTTGGTAAATCTACG TTTCAAACACAAGGTTCCGATGTCATGTTCACATGCCACCATGGACCCAATGAATGTTATGGCAACAAAGTGCATGCCTGTGCCATCGAACACATTCAGGCTAACTCATATCAGGTGGAATTCACTCGCGAATCACTCACATTGGATTTCATTAATTGCATGATGAAAATCGGCAAGAATTTCCCCGATAACGTGTATCCTGGTGCCAAGTGTGCCCGTGATAATCACATCAGTACCTGGGAAAATATTCAACAATGTGCCAACAGTACCGAGGGTAGTCAATTGTTGATGAAGCATGGACAAGCAACCAATGCCTTTATGGCACCATTGAAGAGTGTGCCCACAATTGTTTTCAAACAT CAATTCGATGGTAAGGTCAATGATAGAGCTCAAACTGACCTTGTTGGCGTTCTATGCTCATATGTGTCCCAACCTATGCCCAAGATCTGTGCCAGTCGTAACTCAGCTGTAAGCATGGTTGCCGTATCTACTCCTATCTTGGGTCTTTTGACTTATTCTTTGACTAAGTTGttcttctaa